In Antedon mediterranea chromosome 10, ecAntMedi1.1, whole genome shotgun sequence, one genomic interval encodes:
- the LOC140060515 gene encoding WD repeat-containing protein 74-like, giving the protein MAASMITNVYVGSGTGIFKKVEVEKKTSTNYCNIEKLNKDEEITCMCWANQRQTQIHLGLRNQTVKTFDTEEKCLKSSEDCTGGHGPLKGIGVHGHNIITCCESGVMKVWDKLKQETRAEINVGENVYKLKQNAEKPHIFATGGKENCLKIWDINNLEEPLFKAKNVKNDFLDLQVPIWLTDAQFLPQSAKVLTATGHHQIRIYDPDCQRRPVFDMNYDEYPITAVEVSSDGWSVFAGNTHGRMAHIDLRNKQILKVYPGFAGSIRCIGIHSTEPLVATCGLDRFLRLHNIHTAEVIHKVYLKSKLNCLLMKCTEEFQENESTKSKTNSSIVEKESKDVDSDDDVWGQMGDVAEDSPKKTKRSKNVRKKTKKARIK; this is encoded by the exons ATGGCAGCTTCCATGATAACGAACGTGTATGTCGGTTCTGGAACGGGTATTTTTAAAA AGGTGGAAGTGGAGAAAAAAACGTCTacaaattattgtaatatagaaaaattaaacaaagatgAAGAAATTACATGTATGTGCTGGGCCAACCAGCGTCAAACACAG ATCCATCTTGGTCTTCGAAACCAGACAGTGAAAACATTTGACACAgaagaaaaatgtttaaagtCAAGTGAAGACTGTACAGGAGGACATGGACCTCTGAAAGGTATTGGTGTCCATGGCCACAACATAATAACATGCTGTGAATCTGGAGTAATGAAAGTGTGGGATAAGTTAAAACAGGAGACG AGAGCTGAAATAAATGTTGgtgaaaatgtttataaattaaaacagaatGCAGAGAAACCCCATATATTTGCAACAGGTGGAAAAGAGAATTGCCTAAAAATTTGGGACATAAACAATCTAGAGGAACCATTATTTAAGGCCAAAAAT GTAAAGAATGATTTTCTAGATTTACAAGTACCTATTTGGCTTACAGATGCGCAGTTCCTACCACAGTCTGCAAAGGTTCTCACGGCAACAGGACATCATCAG attagAATATATGATCCAGACTGTCAACGAAGACCTGTATTTGATATGAATTACGATGAATATccaattactgcagtagaagTTTCCTCTGATGGCTG gtcTGTCTTTGCCGGTAATACGCATGGAAGGATGGCGCATATTGATCTTAGAAACAAACAAATTTTGAAGGTATATCCAGGCTTCGCTGGCAGTATTCGATGCATTGGTATTCACTCTACAGAACCATTAGTAGCAACTTGTGGACTAGATAGGTTTCTACGACTTCACAATATTCACACGGCTGAAGTCATTCACAAG gtATATCTTAAATCCAAATTAAACTGTCTGTTAATGAAATGCACAGAAGAATTTCAG gaGAACGAAAGCACTAAATCAAAAACAAACTCATCGATTGTTGAGAAGGAGAGTAAAGACGTTGACAGTGACGATGATGTTTGGGGGCAAATGGGAGATGTTGCAGAAGATTCACCAAAGAAAACAAAACGATCAAAAAATGTGAGAAAGAAAACTAAGAAGGCaagaataaaatga